The DNA window GCCGGCATCCGGCGCGCATCGGTTGCGGCCGGATCCAGCCCGGCATGTCAGTCCAGTTTGAACGGGTACAGCGGAGGCAAGCCCGACGCGGCCTCCTGGTCCGGATGATCGGGACGCCACTGGAATCCGCCGGCAAAAGCCGCAGCCAGGGCCGCGCCATCCACCGAGCCGACGCCATAGCGCGCACGCTGCAACTCGGCAATCACCTGCGACTGCACGCCCTCCACCAGCGCCTGCTGCAAATCACCCAGCTGCCGGATCGTCCCCCGCTCGGCACGGGCCCAGGCCAGCAAGGTCTGCTCCTGCCTGGCCAGATCCGTGCCCTGGCAGGCCTGCGCAAAAGCCTGTTGCTGCGCTCCGGGCCTGGCCGCCCGTGTTGCCCGTGTCGCGACCGACGCAGCCGCATCGACGGACGGGGACAGCGTCGGCTCCTGCCGCGGCTGGGCGCTGGGCTTGCGGCCACGACGACGCCACCAACCCAAACCGATCAGCATCGTCAGCAACCACAAGGCCAGCAGGCCATAAGCCAGACCCCGCCAGGGATTGGCCTGTCCGCCAGCCGCCCGGGCCGCGACGGCCGGGACCGCGGAGGCCGCTGCGGCCGGTCCGGACGCGGTCGCCGCAGACGCGGGCTGCCCGGCGGCGGCCTGGACATCCAGCGTCTGCGCCGGAATCCGCGCGAATTCGGCCTGGTGAGTCCGCAGATTCCACCATTTCACCGTGGTCTCGGGCAGGGTCAGCTTGCCGGCTTGCTGCGGCACGATGGCGAAACGCTGTTCACGCACGCCGCGTATGCCCTGACTTGAAGCCTGATCCTGACTGGAAGCCTTGTCGGGATAGACCTGCGCGCCATGAAGATCCGGCAGACTCAGCGCGGGCAAAGCCGACGCCGGCACGCCCTGGGCTTCCAGCCGCATGCTCACCGTCACCGGCTGTCCTACCGTCAAACCGCCCGATGCCGGCAGACCGCTGAGGCTGAGCTTGACCTGGCTGGAAGGCAGCCACGTCGAAGAACCCCAGTTGCCAGGTATCGGCGAGACCTGCAGATCGACCGGAGCGGCGACCGCCGTGGCCGGGGTCAGTGCACCGAAAAATGCGTTCGGATCATCCGGATCCACCACCTGCCCCTGAAAGCGCAGGCCGGGAATGCGAATCGTGCCGGCATGCTCCGCTGTCACCGCATAACGACGCTCCACCACGTTGTAGCGACGACCGCCACGAGTGGTCTGGTAATCGGTGTCGCTGCCGATCCGGTGGACATCCAGCCCGCCAACCTGGGGATCATCCAGTGCCCCGTTGGCGATATTCACCGCGAAGTACAGACGCAGAGTATAAATCGCCTGCTGCCCGACATAGACGCTGACTGGATTCACGCTGCCTTCCAGCATGATGCCACGGGCGCCGGTTGCGGCCGCCGTGCCGGTCCGGGCCGGGCTGGCAGCGGCACTGACATCCACGGTCTGCGGCTGGGTGCTCTCGCCGCCGATCCGCAATGCCGGAATCACCAGATGGCCGGCATGCAGCGGCTGCAAGGCCACGCCCAGCGTGGTGCTGGCACTGCGGACACCATTGACGATCTGGATGCTGGAACTGTTGGAGGTCCCTAGTATCGCGAAATCACGCTGCAGCATCGACAAATCGGGCATGGTCAGCTGACTGGAGCCCGTGGCCTGAAGATTCAGGGTCAGGGTATCGCCCAGCTGCGCCTGATGACGATCAAGACTGGCCACGATATCGGCCCGGGCCAGGCAGGGAGCCAGCACCAGCAAGGCCATGGCCCCGAAGCGCATGTCAAATCTCATGGCTGTGTATCTCCATCATCCGCCTCGCCGTGGCGCTGCTGATATTCAAGCTGGAATTTGCGACGCAGCAAAGCGCCCGGATCATCAGGAACCCGCATCATGGCCTGGCGCAGATCCGAAGGCAGCTTGGACTGCGGCCCCTGATCCTGGGCAGCGCCCAGTTGATGAGGCTGTGCCTGCGCCGGCCGACCGCGCAAGGCCTGATTCATTTGCTGCTGCAAGGCTTGCTGGGCCTGACGGGCCTGAGCCTGCTGCGCCGCCGTCTGGGCCTGAGGCGGCTGGCCCTGCTGGCCCTGCTGGCCCTGCTGGCCCTGCTGGCCTTGCTGGCCTTGCTGGCCTTGCTGGCCTTGCTGGCCTTGCTGGCCTTGCTGGCCTTGCTGGCCTTGCTGGCCTTGCTGGCCTTGCTGGCCTTGCCGGCCCTTCGGCTTCTGATTCTTCTGCTGATGCTTCAGCCAGTCCTCCACCGCCTTGCGGTTGGCCTTGGCATCCTCGTTGCGGGGATCACGCTTGATCGCCTCGTCATAGGCTTTCAGGGCCTGCTGATACTGTCCGGCCTTGGCCAGCGCGTTGCCCTGATTGTAGGCATCATCGCTGCTGTGGCCCTGCGCCAGCGTCTGCGCCGCCGCCTGATAATCGCCGGCACGAAACGAGGCAGCCCCCTTCAAGGCCACGCCGGGTGCCAGCCTTGCCGCGACCTTGGCATCGCCACGATGCAAGGCCGCCGCGGCCTGCTGGTCCGGTCGCTGCCACCAGTCCTGCCAGCCAGAGGCCCTGGCCGGCGTCGGCAGCGTCGGCAGCAAGGCGAAGACCGCCAGCAACAGCCAGCCGCGACGGAAACCGCAGGCCACGATCACCAGCAGCGGCAACAGCAACCAGGCGCCTTGCTCGGACCATTGGTCGGCCTTGACCGACATCTCGGCACTCGGCTCGGGCCGCATCAGATCGGCATGCAAGGCCTGCACATCCGTCTGCTGGTCGGAGAGCGGGCGATAGACGCCCCCGCCGGCCCGGGCCAGCGCCTGCAGCTGACTGTCCTGACGGGAGGCCATCATGATCTGGCCATCGGCGTCCCGCGCAAAACCACCTTCGGCCCCCGGTATCGGCGAGCCTTGCGGCGTCCCCACCCCAAGCACCGACACGCGGATGCCGGCCGCCGCAGCCTGGCGTGCCGCGTCGATCGCGTCGGCATCCGCCCGGTCAGTGACCACCACCACCGAGCCATGCGCCACCTTGGCATGCTGCAGCAAGGCCATGCTGCGCCGGATCGCGGCACCGACATTGTTGCCATCCACCGGCATGGTGTCCGGCGACAAGTCATCCAGCAGATCGTTCAGACTCTGTGCGTCGGAGGTCAGCGGAGCCACCACAAAGGCCTCACCGGCGAAGGCCAGCAAGGCATTGCTGCCATCGCGATTGGCCTGCAGCAGATCGTGCACCTTGAAACGCGCGCGATCCAGCCGGCTGGGCACCATATCGCGTGCCAGCATGTCTCTGGACATGGACAGGGCGACCACTTGCGCTGCCCGGCTGGCAAACATCGGCTGCGCCACCCGGCTCCAGGTCGGGCCGGCCAGCGCCAGCACCGCCAGCAGCCAGCCGCTGGCGAGCAGCCCCTGCCGCAGCCGGATCCGTGGCGGCCTGCCCTGCAGCAAGGCCGGCAGCAACTCGGGATCGACCAGTCGCTTCAGACCGGCTTCGTCACCGCGCGAACGGGCACCCAGCCACAACAGCAGCGGCAAGGCCAGCAGCAACCAGAGCCACTCGGGACGCAGGAAATGAAAAAGCGGCATCTGGCTCATGCTCCGGCCCTCCGTCCGCGGCGCCATTGCGTGCCGGCCGCCGCCAGCAGCCACAACAGCATCGCCGCGCCCAGCGGCCATGGATACAGCTCGTGACGAGGCCGCAAGGAAGGCCGCTGCTGCGGCATCGGTTCGAGCTGGGCGATGGTCTGATAGGCCGCCGCCAGTTCGCGGCTGTCCGTGGCACGGAAAAAGCGGCCACCGGTCTGCTTGGCGATATCGGTGAGCATGCCCACGTCCAGATCGGCCGAGGGATTGACCGTATGACTGCCGAAAAAGTCATCCACCTGCATCCGCTGGGCGCCGATGCCGATGGTGTAGATGCGCACGCCTTCGGCCTTGGCGGCCCGCGCAGCATCCTGCGGAAGGATGCTGCCGGCATTGTTGACGCCATCCGTCAGCAGAATCAGTACCCGCGCCTGCTGCGGCAGAGCCGACAAGCGCTTGACCGCCACCGCGATGGCATCGCCGATCGCGGTCTGCCCGCCCGCCAATCCGACCGTGGCACCCCGCAGCTGTTGCTCGACCGCATTCAGATCATAGGTCAGCGGGGTGACCAGAAAGGCCTGACTGCCAAACAGCAGCAGCCCCAGTTCGTCACCGTCGCGACGCTGCAGAAAGTCGCCGGCAATCGCCTCCACCGCCACGAACCGGCTGACGGCATGGCCGGCCAGCCGCATGTCATCGGTATTCATGCTGCCGGAAATATCCACCGCCAGCATCATCGCCCGACCGCTGCCCCGCTCGGCTTGCGGCGGTCCCACCCACTCGGGGCGCATGGTCGCGAACACCAGGGCCAGCCAGGCCAGCACCAGGCCCAGCCAGACCAGGGGCGAGCGCCGCTGTGCCATACGGCTGGACTGCAAGGCCAGCCCGGGGAAAGGCAGCCGCAGAGAACGTCCCGGTGGCGTGCGCGGCAACAGCCAGCGCGCGATCCAGGGCAAGGGCAAGGCCAGGGCCGCCCAGGGCCAGACCAGCGAAATCATGACGACCTCCGGTGCCGTCCGGCCTGCTCCGCGGCCAGCTTGCGCAAGACCAGCGTCATCCAGCGCCGAACGGCGGCAATGGCCGGCTCGGCCTCGAAGCCCGAACCGCCATCAGGTTGATACATGCTCTGTTCCAGAGCCAGCAATTGCTGTCGGGTCGACGCATCGATCCGGACCCGGTCAAGCAGGGCCTCCCAGTCCTTGCCACGGGCTGAACGAGCTGCTGGATCCAGCCCGGCGGCCGCCCGCCGCATCAAGGCATGCAATTGGCCAAGCAGTCGCGGGCGATTGCCGTCCTGTCGAAAACGCAATTCAGCCTCGTCCAGTTCGACCAGAACCCGCGCTCGCCACTGCTGCCGACGCTGCAGGCGGCGACGCCACCACAGCAATACGACCGCCAGCACCAGCAGCACCGCGGCCAGCACCCACCAGCCCGGAGCCGGTGGCCACCAGGAAGGGTCGGCCGGCATATGAATATCACGCAGGACCGGACCGGCCGGCGGCCCGCCCGAGGGCATGACGGCGGCGGGCCCCGATACCGGAACCTGAGCGGCGGCCGGAGTGTTCTGCAGCATCTGCATCAGCTTCGCCCTCCGCGCCAGGTCAGCACCCGCCCCAGAGCCGCAGCGGGATCACCTCGCGTATCCAGCGATTCATGAGCCAGCCCCAAAGGCTCGATCAGGTCAAGCAAACGCTGCCGGCCCTGGCCCAGCTGCTGCTGCAATTCGCGTCGGGCGCGCTCACCGGCGAGATCCAGCTCGACCCGCCCGGCATCAGTCTGCAATGGATAGCGTCCCGATGGCAGCAAGGCGGTTTCCATGGGGTCGGAGACCAGCAGCACGCCGATGCGACTGCGTTGGGCCAGACTCAGCAACGGACCGCGCGCGGCCTGATCACTGCTCCAGCCATCGCTGATCAGCAGGATCCGGCTAACCCCGCGCGCTTCGCGCAAGACCCGCCCCAGCGCCAGAGACAGACTCTGGCTGCCGACGTCGTCGGGTGCCTGATCCCAGTCCGCCAGCGCCCCGCAGATGCCGGTAGCACCGCGAATGCCTGCCCGTGGCCGCAGAAAATGCTGACTGCTCCCAAACCCCAGCATGCCGACCCGCTCGCCGCAGGCGACACCGTGCCAGGCGGCCAATGCCGCGGCACGTGCGGCCTGTACCGACTTGTAACGCTCACGGGTTCCGAAACGCATCGAGCCATGGGTATCCAGCACGATCAGCAACTGGGCCTCGCGCTCTTCCTGGAACAGCTTGGTATGCAGCCGCCCGCTGCGAGCCGTCAGCCGCCAGTCCAGACGCCTGATGTCATCGCCTGC is part of the Frateuria aurantia DSM 6220 genome and encodes:
- a CDS encoding VWA domain-containing protein, which translates into the protein MISLVWPWAALALPLPWIARWLLPRTPPGRSLRLPFPGLALQSSRMAQRRSPLVWLGLVLAWLALVFATMRPEWVGPPQAERGSGRAMMLAVDISGSMNTDDMRLAGHAVSRFVAVEAIAGDFLQRRDGDELGLLLFGSQAFLVTPLTYDLNAVEQQLRGATVGLAGGQTAIGDAIAVAVKRLSALPQQARVLILLTDGVNNAGSILPQDAARAAKAEGVRIYTIGIGAQRMQVDDFFGSHTVNPSADLDVGMLTDIAKQTGGRFFRATDSRELAAAYQTIAQLEPMPQQRPSLRPRHELYPWPLGAAMLLWLLAAAGTQWRRGRRAGA
- a CDS encoding VWA domain-containing protein yields the protein MSQMPLFHFLRPEWLWLLLALPLLLWLGARSRGDEAGLKRLVDPELLPALLQGRPPRIRLRQGLLASGWLLAVLALAGPTWSRVAQPMFASRAAQVVALSMSRDMLARDMVPSRLDRARFKVHDLLQANRDGSNALLAFAGEAFVVAPLTSDAQSLNDLLDDLSPDTMPVDGNNVGAAIRRSMALLQHAKVAHGSVVVVTDRADADAIDAARQAAAAGIRVSVLGVGTPQGSPIPGAEGGFARDADGQIMMASRQDSQLQALARAGGGVYRPLSDQQTDVQALHADLMRPEPSAEMSVKADQWSEQGAWLLLPLLVIVACGFRRGWLLLAVFALLPTLPTPARASGWQDWWQRPDQQAAAALHRGDAKVAARLAPGVALKGAASFRAGDYQAAAQTLAQGHSSDDAYNQGNALAKAGQYQQALKAYDEAIKRDPRNEDAKANRKAVEDWLKHQQKNQKPKGRQGQQGQQGQQGQQGQQGQQGQQGQQGQQGQQGQQGQQGQQGQQGQPPQAQTAAQQAQARQAQQALQQQMNQALRGRPAQAQPHQLGAAQDQGPQSKLPSDLRQAMMRVPDDPGALLRRKFQLEYQQRHGEADDGDTQP
- a CDS encoding DUF4381 domain-containing protein, whose translation is MQMLQNTPAAAQVPVSGPAAVMPSGGPPAGPVLRDIHMPADPSWWPPAPGWWVLAAVLLVLAVVLLWWRRRLQRRQQWRARVLVELDEAELRFRQDGNRPRLLGQLHALMRRAAAGLDPAARSARGKDWEALLDRVRIDASTRQQLLALEQSMYQPDGGSGFEAEPAIAAVRRWMTLVLRKLAAEQAGRHRRSS
- a CDS encoding BatD family protein encodes the protein MRFDMRFGAMALLVLAPCLARADIVASLDRHQAQLGDTLTLNLQATGSSQLTMPDLSMLQRDFAILGTSNSSSIQIVNGVRSASTTLGVALQPLHAGHLVIPALRIGGESTQPQTVDVSAAASPARTGTAAATGARGIMLEGSVNPVSVYVGQQAIYTLRLYFAVNIANGALDDPQVGGLDVHRIGSDTDYQTTRGGRRYNVVERRYAVTAEHAGTIRIPGLRFQGQVVDPDDPNAFFGALTPATAVAAPVDLQVSPIPGNWGSSTWLPSSQVKLSLSGLPASGGLTVGQPVTVSMRLEAQGVPASALPALSLPDLHGAQVYPDKASSQDQASSQGIRGVREQRFAIVPQQAGKLTLPETTVKWWNLRTHQAEFARIPAQTLDVQAAAGQPASAATASGPAAAASAVPAVAARAAGGQANPWRGLAYGLLALWLLTMLIGLGWWRRRGRKPSAQPRQEPTLSPSVDAAASVATRATRAARPGAQQQAFAQACQGTDLARQEQTLLAWARAERGTIRQLGDLQQALVEGVQSQVIAELQRARYGVGSVDGAALAAAFAGGFQWRPDHPDQEAASGLPPLYPFKLD
- a CDS encoding DUF58 domain-containing protein; the encoded protein is MGAGQRRDGDGRTTVALAQLLSLRAEAGKIRLPRVVSRQSRHGQQASRSFGRGMDYAESRAYQAGDDIRRLDWRLTARSGRLHTKLFQEEREAQLLIVLDTHGSMRFGTRERYKSVQAARAAALAAWHGVACGERVGMLGFGSSQHFLRPRAGIRGATGICGALADWDQAPDDVGSQSLSLALGRVLREARGVSRILLISDGWSSDQAARGPLLSLAQRSRIGVLLVSDPMETALLPSGRYPLQTDAGRVELDLAGERARRELQQQLGQGRQRLLDLIEPLGLAHESLDTRGDPAAALGRVLTWRGGRS